In a genomic window of Coprococcus eutactus:
- the uvrC gene encoding excinuclease ABC subunit UvrC produces MFDFEEELKKLPHVPGVYLMHDSGDHIIYVGKAIDLYNRVHQYFQAGYKKSPKIQKMVSHIAWFEYIVCGSELEALVLECNLIKEHRPHYNTMLTDDKGYPYIRITVEEDFPRILYSHQMKRDHSKYFGPYTNSRAVKDIIELLKKLYHIRSCSRNLPKDIGLERPCLYHQIKQCDAPCQGYISKEDYNNNIQQAISFLNGNHGHVVKDLEKRMRELADEMEFEQASEIRDLIKSIQHIETTQRVGDTSSDDRDVIAMATDLGNECVISIFFVRSGKMIGREHYHMSGVNAEKYSTIMESFLKQYYASTPYLPKEIIIEQQIDDYALIEEYLSARCGSQVHIVIPQKGDKQKLLKLAKDNAFLVMNQDADKLKREKERTEGAAKELAQLIGVPSAKRLEAFDISHISGYHSVASMVVFENGRAKKNDYRKFKLRTIDGPDDYASMREVLTRRFTDEKFNIYPDILMMDGGRGQVNIALEVLGDLGLNIPVCGMVKDDHHRTRGLYYNNKEIEFPAGTQAFNMITRLQDEAHRFAIEYHRSLRSKAQIHSVLDDIDGIGPARRKALLAYFKDIDNIKKAAIADLEIPAGMTRASAEAVYNFFHADSTAFKKKDNGQ; encoded by the coding sequence ATGTTTGATTTTGAAGAAGAATTGAAAAAACTTCCCCATGTACCTGGCGTCTATCTGATGCATGACTCAGGGGATCACATAATATATGTAGGCAAGGCCATCGATCTGTACAACAGAGTTCACCAATATTTTCAGGCAGGATACAAGAAATCCCCAAAGATCCAGAAAATGGTCTCTCATATTGCATGGTTTGAATATATCGTATGCGGCTCCGAGCTGGAGGCTCTGGTTCTGGAATGCAATCTCATCAAAGAGCACAGGCCGCACTACAACACCATGCTGACCGATGATAAGGGATATCCTTATATCAGGATTACCGTGGAGGAAGATTTCCCAAGGATCCTTTACAGCCATCAGATGAAGCGTGACCATTCCAAATACTTCGGTCCCTACACCAATTCCAGAGCGGTAAAGGATATCATTGAACTTTTGAAAAAGCTTTATCACATAAGAAGCTGCAGCAGAAACCTACCAAAGGATATAGGCCTTGAACGTCCATGTCTGTATCACCAGATAAAGCAGTGCGATGCTCCATGTCAGGGATATATCTCAAAAGAGGACTACAACAATAACATACAGCAGGCCATAAGTTTCCTGAATGGCAATCACGGTCATGTAGTTAAGGATCTTGAGAAAAGGATGAGAGAGCTTGCAGATGAGATGGAGTTTGAGCAGGCCAGTGAGATCCGTGATCTCATAAAGAGCATACAACATATCGAAACTACCCAGCGCGTCGGTGACACAAGCTCTGACGACAGGGACGTCATCGCCATGGCAACGGATCTTGGCAACGAGTGCGTCATATCCATATTCTTTGTGCGTTCAGGAAAGATGATAGGACGTGAGCACTACCATATGAGCGGTGTAAATGCTGAAAAATACAGCACGATCATGGAGTCTTTCCTGAAGCAGTACTACGCTTCAACGCCTTATCTGCCAAAGGAGATAATAATCGAGCAGCAAATAGATGACTACGCACTCATAGAGGAATATCTGAGCGCCCGTTGCGGCAGCCAGGTACACATTGTCATACCGCAAAAGGGCGACAAGCAGAAGCTTCTGAAGCTTGCAAAGGACAATGCCTTTCTGGTGATGAATCAGGATGCAGACAAGCTCAAGCGTGAGAAGGAACGGACTGAGGGAGCGGCAAAGGAACTCGCCCAGCTCATCGGGGTTCCATCCGCCAAGAGGCTTGAGGCATTTGATATCTCGCACATAAGCGGCTACCATTCAGTCGCTTCCATGGTAGTATTTGAAAATGGCCGTGCTAAGAAAAATGACTACAGAAAATTCAAGCTTCGCACCATAGATGGACCAGATGACTACGCCAGCATGCGGGAAGTTCTCACCAGAAGATTCACTGATGAAAAGTTCAACATCTACCCAGATATCCTCATGATGGACGGAGGCCGAGGACAGGTTAACATCGCTCTTGAGGTTCTCGGAGATCTCGGTCTGAACATTCCTGTGTGCGGCATGGTAAAGGATGACCACCACAGAACAAGGGGACTTTACTACAATAACAAGGAGATTGAATTTCCTGCCGGAACCCAGGCTTTCAATATGATCACCAGACTTCAGGACGAGGCTCACCGCTTTGCGATAGAGTACCACAGAAGTCTGAGGAGCAAAGCACAGATTCACTCTGTTCTGGACGATATCGATGGAATAGGTCCTGCAAGAAGGAAAGCACTTTTGGCATATTTCAAGGACATCGACAATATAAAAAAGGCTGCCATCGCAGACCTTGAGATTCCTGCAGGAATGACCAGAGCTTCCGCCGAAGCCGTCTACAATTTTTTCCATGCAGACAGCACTGCATTCAAAAAGAAGGACAACGGACAATAA
- the rapZ gene encoding RNase adapter RapZ encodes MRFVIVTGMSGAGKATALKTLEDAGFFCVDNLPIQLIKRFAEIAYDAEIQVDDVAISVDIRSGRALSQLNSCLADIRHEGMQYQILFVECSDATLVKRYKETRRNHPLSVRGGRIIDGIKKERELIGFLKDEADYIIDTTNLLVREFKAELDKIFVQNQEYSNFIITVMSFGFKYGIPRDSDMVQDVRFLPNPYYDLELRDKTGNDKEVQDYVMNCKEGPEFLDKFMDLVGFLVPNYIKEGKNQLVISVGCTGGKHRSVTIANAVYERLQKSKYTVRIVHRDIAKDSIVKKM; translated from the coding sequence GTGAGATTTGTAATTGTTACAGGAATGAGCGGGGCTGGAAAAGCAACAGCTCTGAAAACACTTGAAGATGCAGGCTTTTTCTGTGTAGATAACCTTCCGATTCAGTTGATAAAAAGATTTGCCGAAATAGCATATGATGCTGAGATCCAGGTCGATGATGTGGCGATAAGCGTTGATATAAGAAGTGGCAGGGCTCTGTCGCAGCTCAATTCATGTCTGGCGGATATCAGACATGAGGGGATGCAGTACCAGATATTGTTTGTAGAGTGTTCTGATGCAACTCTCGTGAAGAGATACAAGGAGACCAGAAGAAATCACCCTCTCTCCGTAAGGGGGGGCAGAATAATAGATGGAATAAAAAAAGAGAGAGAGCTTATAGGATTCCTGAAGGATGAGGCAGATTACATCATAGATACTACCAATTTGCTTGTCAGGGAGTTCAAGGCAGAGCTTGATAAGATATTTGTTCAGAATCAGGAGTATTCAAACTTTATCATCACGGTGATGTCGTTTGGATTTAAGTATGGAATACCGAGGGATTCAGATATGGTTCAGGATGTGCGGTTCCTGCCAAACCCGTATTATGATCTTGAATTGCGTGACAAGACGGGGAATGACAAAGAGGTACAGGATTACGTCATGAACTGCAAGGAAGGGCCGGAATTCCTGGATAAGTTCATGGATCTTGTGGGGTTTCTTGTCCCGAACTATATAAAAGAAGGTAAGAACCAGCTTGTCATATCCGTTGGATGTACAGGTGGCAAACACAGATCTGTAACGATTGCAAACGCTGTGTATGAGAGACTTCAGAAGTCTAAATATACAGTCAGAATAGTTCACAGAGACATAGCGAAGGACTCGATAGTCAAGAAAATGTGA
- the whiA gene encoding DNA-binding protein WhiA, whose protein sequence is MSFSSDVKAEISGSVSNARHCQIAELAAMISMVAHVRYWKDRPVALVIVTERSVIAREIASLIKRLFRYIPVSSVKRTGVNSRIYSMEIAEPDMVQNIMATLKIDNDHICAGSNDCQKMKVSRLVVSQECCRRAYIKGVFMTSGSISDPNKGYHMEIVSDNKGRAEFIQDIINGFGISSRIIQRKKYSVVYLKDGEMIVEMLGLMGAHISLMDMENIRIKKDIRNTINRRVNCEAANLNKTVSAAVKQVNDINYIISTKGIEFLPENLQELALARLESDDATLKELGEMMTPPIGKSGVNHRLRKISEIAEELRGC, encoded by the coding sequence ATGTCATTTTCCTCTGATGTAAAAGCTGAGATTTCAGGCAGTGTTTCGAATGCCAGACATTGTCAGATAGCGGAGCTTGCGGCCATGATATCCATGGTGGCACATGTCAGATACTGGAAAGACCGGCCGGTTGCGCTGGTGATCGTAACTGAAAGAAGTGTAATTGCAAGAGAAATCGCATCGCTTATAAAGCGTTTGTTCAGATATATACCGGTTTCCAGCGTGAAGAGAACCGGAGTGAACAGCAGGATATACAGTATGGAGATAGCCGAACCGGATATGGTACAGAATATCATGGCTACGCTTAAGATAGATAATGACCATATCTGCGCAGGATCAAATGACTGCCAGAAGATGAAAGTCAGCAGACTTGTGGTCAGCCAGGAGTGCTGCCGCAGAGCATACATAAAAGGTGTGTTTATGACATCTGGCTCCATTAGCGACCCTAATAAGGGGTATCATATGGAGATAGTCAGTGATAACAAAGGCAGAGCAGAGTTTATCCAGGACATCATAAATGGATTTGGAATATCATCCAGGATCATACAGAGAAAAAAGTACAGTGTGGTCTATCTGAAGGATGGAGAGATGATAGTGGAGATGCTCGGACTTATGGGCGCCCATATATCACTAATGGACATGGAGAATATCCGTATAAAGAAGGATATCAGAAATACGATAAACCGCAGAGTTAACTGTGAAGCTGCAAATCTCAATAAGACCGTGAGTGCGGCGGTAAAACAGGTGAATGATATCAATTATATAATTTCCACAAAAGGAATCGAATTCCTTCCTGAAAATCTTCAGGAGCTGGCGTTGGCCAGACTTGAGAGTGACGATGCCACACTCAAAGAATTAGGAGAGATGATGACTCCGCCGATAGGAAAATCGGGGGTTAATCATAGATTAAGAAAAATAAGTGAAATCGCAGAAGAGCTGCGGGGCTGTTAA
- the yfbR gene encoding 5'-deoxynucleotidase yields the protein MEYNFFALISRMKYIDRWSLMRNSREENLCEHCLEVSMIAHALATIGNVRYGKSLNAERASLIGLYHDASEIITGDMPTPVKYYNNDIKTAFKDIEDIACHTLLDKLPDDLKNAYTPIFFKDDQDENDVYIWKLVKAADKLSALIKCMEETGSGNTEFSSAMSTILASVSSMAGKYPEVNDFVCEFLPAYGKTLDELQSDK from the coding sequence ATGGAATATAATTTTTTTGCACTTATATCAAGAATGAAATACATCGACAGATGGTCGCTGATGAGAAACAGCAGAGAGGAAAATCTGTGTGAGCACTGCCTTGAAGTCAGCATGATCGCACACGCACTTGCCACCATCGGCAATGTGCGCTACGGCAAGTCACTCAACGCCGAGAGAGCCTCCCTTATAGGCCTCTACCATGACGCCTCCGAGATAATCACAGGAGACATGCCAACGCCCGTAAAATACTACAATAACGACATCAAAACCGCTTTTAAGGACATTGAAGATATCGCCTGCCACACTCTTCTTGACAAACTTCCTGACGACCTGAAGAATGCATACACCCCTATCTTTTTCAAGGATGATCAGGACGAGAACGATGTATATATATGGAAGCTCGTTAAAGCTGCGGATAAACTCTCAGCCCTCATAAAATGTATGGAGGAGACCGGGTCTGGCAACACCGAATTCTCAAGTGCCATGAGCACCATACTTGCATCTGTATCATCGATGGCTGGGAAATACCCGGAGGTAAACGATTTTGTCTGTGAGTTTCTGCCAGCCTACGGCAAAACCCTTGACGAGCTGCAATCAGACAAGTGA
- a CDS encoding HPr family phosphocarrier protein: protein MIEKTVVVSMMGEAEERPVAVLVQVASQYESRVHLVTGDKKINAKSIMGMMSMNFANGSEITIVADGSDEKEAVDAIEAYLGKDNQ from the coding sequence ATGATCGAAAAGACAGTTGTAGTATCAATGATGGGAGAAGCAGAGGAAAGACCAGTTGCAGTACTTGTTCAGGTTGCAAGTCAGTATGAGAGTAGAGTCCATCTTGTGACAGGGGACAAGAAGATAAATGCAAAGAGTATTATGGGAATGATGAGCATGAACTTTGCAAATGGCAGTGAGATCACAATCGTTGCAGATGGTTCTGATGAGAAAGAGGCAGTGGATGCCATTGAAGCATATCTCGGCAAGGACAATCAATAA
- the murB gene encoding UDP-N-acetylmuramate dehydrogenase has translation MSEKNTCNIYDKVVDIVGEENVHTDEPMSRHTTFRIGGNADYFVKPGNADEVAAVIVVCREYNIPYFILGNGSNLLVSDDGYRGMIINIMDNMDSVTVDGRIITAQAGAMLVRVSVMARDNALTGLEFASGIPGTIGGAVYMNAGAYGGEMKNVVKTVRAIDEYGRIYELDSEKMDFSYRHSIVEERKLIVLEVTLELEHGSREAIDDRMKELAEARRSKQPLEYPSAGSTFKRPEGYFAGKLIMDAGLRGYSVGGAQVAEKHCGFVINKGGATASDVVELIRDVQHDVDDKFGVTLEPEVKMLGEF, from the coding sequence ATGTCAGAAAAGAATACATGTAACATATATGATAAAGTAGTGGATATCGTAGGCGAAGAAAATGTACACACCGATGAACCTATGAGCAGACATACGACATTCAGAATTGGTGGAAATGCCGATTATTTTGTCAAACCGGGTAACGCGGATGAGGTTGCAGCGGTGATAGTGGTCTGCAGAGAGTACAATATTCCGTATTTTATCCTTGGAAATGGAAGCAATCTTTTGGTGTCAGACGATGGATACAGGGGCATGATAATCAATATTATGGATAATATGGATTCAGTGACCGTCGACGGTAGGATTATCACAGCCCAGGCGGGAGCGATGCTCGTCAGAGTGAGTGTGATGGCAAGGGATAATGCCCTCACCGGACTTGAGTTTGCATCGGGTATACCGGGAACCATTGGTGGTGCTGTTTATATGAATGCTGGTGCGTATGGCGGCGAGATGAAGAACGTTGTGAAGACAGTCAGAGCTATTGATGAGTATGGACGAATATATGAGTTAGACTCTGAGAAGATGGACTTTTCATACAGACATAGCATAGTTGAGGAGAGAAAACTCATAGTGCTTGAGGTCACATTGGAACTTGAACATGGCAGTAGAGAAGCAATCGATGACAGGATGAAAGAGTTAGCTGAGGCAAGACGCTCCAAGCAGCCTCTGGAGTACCCATCAGCAGGATCAACATTCAAGAGACCTGAGGGATATTTCGCTGGTAAGCTCATCATGGATGCCGGACTTCGTGGATATTCTGTCGGGGGCGCGCAGGTGGCGGAAAAACACTGTGGATTTGTCATAAATAAAGGCGGGGCTACGGCTTCGGACGTTGTGGAGCTTATAAGAGATGTTCAGCACGATGTGGATGATAAGTTTGGCGTAACACTGGAACCCGAGGTGAAGATGCTGGGAGAGTTTTAG
- the hprK gene encoding HPr(Ser) kinase/phosphatase, with translation MVYSVTVTQLIEKMDLKNHTPEIDTDKILIQDPGMNRPAVQFGGFFEHFDAGRIQICGNVEHAYVAAMHTEEENKKIMDEFFSYKPPCLIFCRGLEPYPFIIEMAKKHGVPVLTSDAVTSAFVHEVDRWLHVELAPRISVHAVLVDVYGEGVLIMGESGIGKSEAALELLKRGHRLVADDVVEIKKVSDATLVGRAPDITRHFIELRGIGIIDVKSLFGVECVKIDQNIDLVINLEEWSKDTEYDRLGLEDNYMEFLGNKVVSHNIPIRPGRNIAIIVESAAVNHRQKKMGYNAAQELYNRVTQNIMKGNGGSDK, from the coding sequence ATGGTATACAGTGTTACAGTCACGCAGCTGATAGAAAAGATGGATCTGAAGAATCATACGCCGGAGATAGACACCGACAAGATACTTATCCAGGATCCAGGTATGAATAGACCAGCGGTTCAGTTTGGAGGGTTCTTTGAGCATTTTGATGCTGGAAGAATACAGATATGTGGAAATGTAGAGCATGCATATGTTGCGGCTATGCACACGGAGGAGGAGAACAAGAAGATCATGGATGAGTTCTTCTCATATAAGCCGCCTTGTCTCATATTCTGTCGTGGACTTGAGCCGTATCCATTTATAATAGAGATGGCAAAGAAGCACGGGGTACCAGTACTCACATCTGATGCGGTCACATCTGCATTTGTCCATGAGGTCGACAGATGGCTCCATGTTGAGCTTGCGCCTAGGATTTCAGTGCATGCGGTACTTGTCGATGTATACGGAGAGGGAGTCCTGATCATGGGCGAGAGTGGAATAGGAAAATCTGAGGCTGCGCTTGAGCTTTTGAAGAGAGGTCACCGACTTGTAGCAGACGATGTGGTTGAGATCAAGAAGGTAAGTGATGCAACTCTAGTTGGACGTGCGCCTGATATAACAAGACATTTTATCGAGCTTCGAGGCATAGGTATCATAGATGTCAAGTCACTGTTCGGTGTAGAATGTGTTAAGATAGATCAGAATATAGACCTTGTTATCAATCTTGAGGAGTGGAGCAAGGATACGGAATATGACAGACTGGGACTAGAGGACAATTATATGGAGTTCCTTGGTAACAAGGTCGTGTCACACAACATACCTATCAGACCGGGACGTAATATAGCGATCATAGTTGAGTCCGCTGCGGTCAATCACAGACAGAAGAAGATGGGTTACAATGCTGCCCAGGAACTTTACAACAGAGTTACACAGAACATCATGAAGGGAAACGGTGGCTCAGACAAGTAG
- the ftsH gene encoding ATP-dependent zinc metalloprotease FtsH, with protein sequence MQNDNDNKNKDNGDGGKGKNRNVIILLALSIVLTLLCWRAYDKITNGTKKEIPYSGFIEMLDGGQVENAEIYSKKIKFTTRDDDGKVDKNTYITVRINDDSLADKLSRAHEKYATTYNGKDESGSAMIGTILSYVVMIGAFYLFLSLITKRGGMMGGFGKSNAKVYMEKKTGVTFADVAGEDEAKESLTEMVDFLHNPKRYLEIGAKLPKGALLVGPPGTGKTLLAKAVAGEANVPFFSMSGSSFVEMYVGVGASRVRDLFKQAADMAPCIIFIDEIDAIGQSRDSVRGGDSEREQTLNQLLAEMDGFDTSKGIVILAATNRPETLDKALLRPGRFDRRVIVEKPDLQGRIDTLKVHSRNVKMDESVDLRELALATAGAVGADLANIINEAALTAVRAGRTMVSQADLIGAVELVFAGKEKKGKLLGEEEKKVVAYHEVGHALLVALQKHTEPVQRITIVPRTMGSLGYVWQVPEEEKYMETKAELEADIVTTLGGRAAEELKFESVTTGAANDIEQATKTVRAMITMYGMSDTFGLMQLESVQGKYLDRNAVLQCSDETAAKVDEEIRKVLSDSYDKAKKLLADHMDTLDEIAKFLIEKESITGKEFMDIFHRVENACE encoded by the coding sequence GTGCAGAATGATAACGATAACAAGAATAAAGACAATGGAGATGGAGGAAAGGGAAAAAACAGAAATGTCATAATTCTGCTTGCTCTGTCTATCGTACTCACTTTGCTGTGTTGGCGTGCGTATGACAAGATAACTAACGGAACTAAGAAGGAAATACCTTACAGTGGTTTTATAGAGATGCTGGATGGTGGACAGGTCGAAAATGCCGAAATATACTCAAAGAAGATCAAGTTTACCACTAGAGATGATGATGGCAAAGTTGACAAGAACACATATATTACTGTCAGAATAAACGATGACAGCCTGGCTGACAAGCTGAGCAGAGCCCATGAAAAATATGCCACCACATACAATGGCAAGGATGAGAGCGGATCGGCGATGATAGGTACGATATTGTCATACGTTGTCATGATCGGAGCATTTTATCTGTTCCTGTCGCTCATAACGAAGCGTGGTGGTATGATGGGGGGATTTGGCAAATCAAATGCAAAGGTGTATATGGAGAAGAAGACTGGTGTGACATTTGCGGATGTGGCAGGTGAGGATGAGGCAAAGGAATCCCTGACTGAGATGGTGGATTTTCTGCACAATCCTAAACGGTATTTGGAGATAGGAGCAAAGCTTCCCAAGGGGGCGCTGCTTGTCGGACCTCCGGGAACAGGAAAGACACTTCTGGCAAAGGCTGTTGCAGGGGAGGCAAATGTGCCATTTTTCTCTATGTCAGGCTCAAGCTTTGTGGAAATGTATGTAGGCGTGGGCGCGTCGAGGGTGCGTGACCTGTTTAAACAGGCAGCAGATATGGCACCGTGCATCATATTTATAGATGAGATAGATGCTATCGGACAAAGCAGAGACAGTGTGAGAGGTGGAGACTCCGAGAGGGAGCAGACACTCAACCAGCTTCTTGCAGAGATGGATGGATTTGACACATCGAAGGGAATAGTGATACTTGCGGCGACGAACAGACCTGAGACGCTGGACAAAGCTCTACTCAGACCGGGCAGATTTGACAGAAGGGTTATAGTAGAAAAGCCGGATCTTCAGGGAAGGATAGATACGCTCAAGGTTCATTCGAGAAATGTGAAGATGGATGAGAGTGTTGACCTCAGAGAACTGGCACTTGCAACTGCGGGTGCTGTTGGCGCAGATCTGGCGAATATAATAAATGAGGCGGCACTCACCGCGGTGCGTGCCGGAAGGACTATGGTTTCACAGGCTGACCTCATAGGCGCTGTGGAATTGGTATTTGCGGGAAAAGAGAAGAAGGGCAAGCTCCTAGGCGAGGAGGAGAAGAAGGTGGTGGCATACCATGAGGTGGGACATGCACTTCTCGTTGCTCTCCAGAAGCATACGGAGCCTGTCCAGAGGATTACCATAGTTCCTAGAACGATGGGATCTTTGGGTTATGTATGGCAGGTGCCGGAGGAAGAAAAATATATGGAGACGAAGGCTGAGCTTGAGGCGGATATCGTCACTACACTCGGCGGACGTGCTGCTGAGGAGCTGAAGTTTGAGTCTGTTACAACGGGAGCTGCAAATGATATAGAGCAGGCGACAAAGACTGTGAGGGCCATGATAACGATGTACGGTATGTCGGATACATTCGGACTTATGCAGCTTGAGTCGGTACAGGGAAAATACCTCGACAGAAATGCGGTGCTCCAGTGCTCCGATGAGACGGCAGCCAAGGTCGATGAGGAGATTAGAAAGGTGCTCAGCGATTCATATGATAAGGCGAAGAAATTGTTGGCAGATCACATGGATACACTTGATGAGATCGCAAAATTCCTTATCGAGAAAGAGTCGATAACCGGAAAGGAATTTATGGATATATTTCACCGTGTTGAGAACGCTTGCGAGTGA
- a CDS encoding ROK family glucokinase produces the protein MSKYVFGVDVGGTTVKMGLFTVEGEVLDKWEIKTRTEDGGKNVLPDIADSIKSKLADKNLADEDIEGVGIGVPGPVKEDGTVLKCVNLGWGILNVQDELRALTGFEVKAGNDANVAALGEMWQGGGKGYSNVVMVTLGTGVGGGIILNGKMLFGVNGAGGEIGHICVDENETEICGCGNTGCLEQYTSATGVVRLATRAMASSDKKSALRDLETVTAKDVFDLAKIGDELAKTVVDEQAHILGRTLAQIACVVDPEIFVIGGGVSKAGSILTDAVKEYFVKYAFHACRGTKFALAELGNDAGIYGAARSILK, from the coding sequence ATGTCAAAGTATGTATTTGGAGTTGATGTCGGAGGAACCACAGTAAAGATGGGACTTTTTACAGTTGAGGGAGAAGTCCTCGACAAATGGGAGATCAAAACCCGCACGGAGGATGGGGGTAAGAATGTCCTTCCTGATATCGCAGATTCCATAAAGAGCAAGTTAGCTGACAAGAACCTTGCAGATGAAGATATAGAAGGTGTTGGAATTGGAGTTCCTGGACCTGTGAAGGAGGATGGTACAGTTCTTAAGTGCGTAAACCTTGGATGGGGGATACTGAACGTTCAGGATGAACTCAGAGCGCTTACAGGATTTGAGGTAAAGGCAGGAAATGATGCCAACGTGGCGGCCCTTGGAGAGATGTGGCAGGGTGGCGGAAAAGGCTACAGCAATGTTGTTATGGTCACACTCGGCACAGGAGTTGGCGGAGGAATAATACTCAATGGAAAGATGCTTTTCGGTGTAAATGGCGCAGGTGGAGAGATAGGACATATCTGTGTGGATGAGAATGAGACAGAGATATGCGGATGCGGTAATACTGGCTGCCTTGAGCAGTATACATCAGCGACTGGCGTTGTTCGACTTGCAACAAGAGCCATGGCTTCATCAGATAAGAAGTCAGCGCTCAGAGATCTTGAGACTGTTACAGCAAAGGATGTATTCGATCTTGCAAAGATCGGTGATGAGCTTGCAAAGACAGTTGTTGATGAACAGGCACATATCCTTGGAAGAACTCTTGCACAGATAGCATGTGTCGTTGATCCTGAGATATTCGTAATTGGTGGCGGTGTTTCAAAGGCTGGCTCTATCCTCACTGATGCTGTTAAGGAGTATTTTGTGAAATATGCATTCCACGCATGCCGCGGTACAAAATTTGCCCTTGCTGAGCTTGGAAATGATGCTGGAATCTACGGAGCAGCTCGAAGCATATTAAAATAA